From Lentimicrobium sp. L6, the proteins below share one genomic window:
- a CDS encoding MarC family protein → MNAGYTDLFTVALLYFTSFFSLINPLGSMPVFLTMTANLNKKERARTALKAVITAFITLLIFAFGGQMLFQFFGISVDSFRVVGGIIFFMMGYDMLNARLSSLKSINPNEVKEYVDDIAVTPLGIPMIAGPGAITNSIVLMQDSDTLMLKAILIGTIIITMLLTLVIYISGGTIIKFLGETGNKIMLKLMGLIVMVIAVEFFFAGLTPIIQGILKIQ, encoded by the coding sequence ATGAACGCTGGATATACAGATTTATTCACAGTCGCTTTATTATACTTCACAAGCTTTTTTAGTTTGATTAATCCTTTGGGATCCATGCCAGTATTTCTGACCATGACAGCGAACTTGAATAAAAAGGAGAGGGCAAGAACGGCATTGAAAGCTGTTATTACTGCTTTTATTACTTTATTAATATTTGCTTTTGGAGGACAAATGCTATTTCAGTTTTTTGGTATATCTGTAGATAGTTTTAGAGTTGTCGGTGGAATTATATTCTTTATGATGGGTTATGATATGTTAAACGCTCGTTTGAGTTCTTTGAAAAGCATAAATCCCAATGAAGTAAAGGAATATGTAGATGATATAGCGGTAACTCCCCTTGGAATACCTATGATTGCTGGACCTGGGGCAATTACAAACTCTATTGTATTGATGCAAGATTCTGATACGCTTATGCTAAAGGCTATTCTAATAGGGACAATTATAATAACCATGCTATTAACTCTAGTTATTTATATCAGTGGTGGAACGATTATTAAATTCCTTGGGGAGACTGGGAATAAAATTATGCTGAAGTTAATGGGATTGATAGTGATGGTTATTGCGGTTGAGTTTTTCTTTGCAGGGTTAACACCAATTATTCAGGGGATTCTCAAAATTCAATAA